A window from Streptomyces sp. NBC_00335 encodes these proteins:
- a CDS encoding TetR/AcrR family transcriptional regulator has translation MVAGEVRAARKNAPPREDVLVAAMATIAERGLDGLTMAGLGRQVGMSSGHLLYYFRTKDELLLQTLEWSEAALGTRRRALLSRRGPARERLQAYVDLYVPEGARDPHWTLWLEVWNRSQNAGPGERDRQGAIEGAWHRDLVALLAEGISRGEFRPVDPDRFAARLRALLDGFSIQVAVGLPGIGRGDILEHVGEFLSEALTPGAGA, from the coding sequence ATGGTGGCGGGTGAGGTACGTGCCGCGCGCAAGAACGCGCCGCCGCGCGAGGACGTACTGGTCGCCGCCATGGCCACCATCGCCGAACGCGGCCTGGACGGTCTGACCATGGCCGGCCTCGGCCGCCAGGTCGGCATGAGCAGCGGCCACCTCCTCTACTACTTCCGCACCAAGGACGAGCTCCTGCTGCAGACCCTGGAGTGGAGCGAGGCGGCGCTCGGCACCCGGCGCCGCGCCCTGCTGTCCCGCCGCGGACCGGCGCGCGAGCGCCTGCAGGCGTACGTGGACCTGTACGTGCCCGAGGGCGCCCGGGATCCGCACTGGACCCTGTGGCTGGAGGTCTGGAACCGCTCGCAGAACGCGGGACCGGGGGAGCGGGACCGCCAGGGGGCCATCGAGGGCGCCTGGCACCGCGACCTGGTGGCCCTGCTCGCCGAGGGCATCTCGCGCGGAGAGTTCCGCCCGGTCGACCCGGACCGCTTCGCGGCCCGGCTGCGGGCCCTGCTCGACGGGTTCAGCATCCAGGTCGCCGTCGGCCTGCCCGGGATAGGGCGGGGCGACATCCTGGAGCACGTCGGCGAGTTCCTCAGCGAGGCGCTGACCCCGGGTGCCGGAGCCTGA
- a CDS encoding agmatine deiminase family protein gives MSNAAKPVDNGFRMPAEWTPHERTWMAWPSPNPTFTNEQELAEAREAWGAVARAVRSYEPVTLVVSPGDAESARAVVGDDIKLVERELDDAWMRDIGPTFVTNDAGELAAVDWTFNGWGAQEWARWDHDSKIAREISGLAGTRTYSTALVNEGGAIHVDGEGTVLLTDTVQLGKGRNPDWTREQVEAEIHAHLGTTKAIWLPYGLAGDYGTYGTQGHVDIVAAFARPGVVMVHSQPDPAHPDHERGKTIAAILRASTDARGRQLQVVEIPAPTVLEEDGEWVDYSYINHYLCNGGVVLCAFDDPRDEEAAEIFRGLFPERTVTLVDARTIFAGGGGIHCITQQQPKV, from the coding sequence ATGAGCAACGCCGCCAAGCCGGTAGACAACGGATTCCGGATGCCCGCCGAGTGGACGCCCCACGAGCGCACCTGGATGGCCTGGCCCAGCCCCAACCCCACCTTCACCAACGAGCAGGAGCTCGCCGAAGCCCGCGAGGCCTGGGGCGCCGTCGCCCGCGCGGTGCGCTCGTACGAGCCGGTGACCCTGGTGGTCTCGCCCGGTGACGCGGAGAGCGCCCGCGCCGTCGTCGGCGATGACATCAAGCTGGTCGAGCGCGAGCTCGACGACGCCTGGATGCGCGACATCGGCCCGACCTTCGTCACCAACGACGCCGGCGAGCTGGCCGCCGTCGACTGGACCTTCAACGGCTGGGGCGCCCAGGAGTGGGCCCGCTGGGACCACGACTCGAAGATCGCCCGGGAGATCTCCGGCCTCGCCGGGACCCGCACCTACAGCACCGCGCTGGTCAACGAGGGCGGCGCCATCCACGTGGACGGCGAGGGCACCGTGCTCCTCACCGACACCGTGCAGCTCGGCAAGGGCCGCAACCCCGACTGGACCCGCGAGCAGGTCGAGGCCGAGATCCACGCCCACCTGGGCACCACCAAGGCGATCTGGCTCCCGTACGGCCTGGCCGGCGACTACGGCACCTACGGCACCCAGGGCCACGTGGACATCGTCGCGGCCTTCGCCCGCCCCGGTGTGGTCATGGTCCACAGCCAGCCCGACCCGGCCCACCCGGACCACGAGCGCGGCAAGACCATCGCCGCCATCCTGCGCGCCTCCACCGACGCCCGGGGGCGCCAGCTCCAGGTCGTGGAGATCCCGGCGCCGACCGTGCTGGAAGAGGACGGGGAGTGGGTCGACTACTCCTACATCAACCACTACCTGTGCAACGGCGGCGTGGTCCTGTGCGCCTTCGACGACCCGCGCGACGAGGAGGCCGCGGAGATCTTCCGCGGTCTGTTCCCCGAGCGGACCGTGACGCTCGTCGACGCACGTACGATTTTCGCCGGGGGTGGCGGTATCCACTGCATCACCCAGCAGCAGCCGAAGGTCTGA